Proteins co-encoded in one Malus domestica chromosome 09, GDT2T_hap1 genomic window:
- the LOC103453593 gene encoding PHD finger protein ALFIN-LIKE 4-like isoform X1, giving the protein MIDREIRGGERAMKGADAALYNPRTVEEVFRDFKGRRTGMIKALTSDVEKFFQMCDPEKENLSLYGYPSEQWEVNLPAEEVPPELPEPALGINFARDGMAEKDWLSLVAVHSDAWLVSVAFYFGARFGFDKADRKRLFNMINELPTIFEVVTGTAKKQVKEKSSSNHGSNKSKSSSKAQRGSELHGRHSEVVQPKDEDEGLDEEEEDEREETCGACGGGGPSSLDEPWIFCDFCETWFHMKCVKMTPARAKQIKQYKCPSCSNKRARPD; this is encoded by the exons ATGATAGATAGAGAAATAAGGGGGGGGGAGAGAGCAATGAAGGGAGCTGATGCCGCGCTCTACAACCCTCGAACGGTCGAGGAGGTTTTCAGAGATTTCAAGGGCCGCAGAACTGGAATGATCAAGGCTCTCACTTCAG ATGTTGAAAAATTCTTTCAGATGTGTGATCCTG AGAAGGAGAATCTTTCCTTATATGGATATCCTAGTGAGCAGTGGGAAGTCAACCTACCTGCTGAAGAAGTGCCTCCAGAGCTGCCAGAGCCTGCACTGGGTATCAACTTTGCAAGAGATGGTATGGCAGAAAAAGACTGGCTATCTTTGGTTGCTGTTCATAGTGATGCCTGGCTAGTTTCTGTTGCATTCTACTTTGGTGCCAGATTTGGGTTCGATAAGGCTGACAG GAAGCGGctttttaatatgattaatgaACTGCCAACAATATTTGAAGTTGTGACTGGTACAGCAAAAAAACAAGTAAAGGAGAAGTCATCTTCAAATCATGGCAGCAACAAATCCAAGTCAAGCTCCAAAGCG CAGCGAGGATCAGAATTGCACGGAAGACATTCAGAAGTAGTGCAGCCAAAGGACGAAGATGAGGGCTTggacgaagaggaggaagatgAACGTGAAGAGACATGTGGGGCATGTGGTGGAGGAGGACCGTCCTCACTGGACGAACCCTGGATTTTCTGTGATTTTTGTGAGACGTGGTTCCACATGAAATGCGTGAAGATGACCCCCGCAAGGGCAAAACAGATTAAGCAGTACAAATGCCCTTCATGCAGCAACAAGAGAGCCCGGCCTGATTAA
- the LOC103424150 gene encoding nuclear transcription factor Y subunit A-3-like isoform X3 → MKEGNPCGQGIVSAQSGYNETQGKPVGAHMKSLSPMENQSFIFPSQIDVSRSIGHIPFHYAEPYFGSLLATACGPQATIHHPQVVGITPGRVPLPLDLTEDEPIYVNAKQYRAILRRRQFRAKLEAQNKLVKVRKPYLHESRHVHALKRARGTGGRFLNVKKVQDSKPNTTHLRVNASGAAQLHLIGNMSESEVHERDNYRDGASTTSCSEVTSTSNGDDVFPRQALRFSAYPSHIGGTMQVPFVDVRGGGNQHHHSILR, encoded by the exons ATGAAAGAAGGCAACCCCTGTGGGCAAGGCATAGTTTCAGCACAATCAG GATATAATGAAACACAAGGGAAGCCTGTTGGGGCCCACATGAAATCACTATCACCAATGGAAAATCAGAGCTTTATCTTCCCTTCACAAATTGATGTTAGCCGTTCAATT GGTCATATTCCTTTCCACTATGCTGAGCCATACTTTGGAAGCTTACTGGCTACTGCTTGTGGGCCACAAGCTACG ATTCATCATCCTCAGGTGGTGGGGATAACTCCTGGTAGGGTTCCCTTGCCTCTTGATCTTACAGAAGATGAACCTATTTATGTAAACGCGAAACAGTACCGTGCAATTCTCCGGAGGAGGCAATTTCGCGCTAAGCTTGAAGCTCAGAACAAACTCGTCAAAGTTCGTAAG CCGTATCTTCATGAATCTCGGCATGTTCATGCATTGAAGAGGGCTAGAGGAACTGGTGGGCGCTTTCTCAACGTGAAGAAGGTCCAGGATTCCAAGCCAAATACTACACACCTCAGAGTGAATGCTTCAGGCGCTGCTCAGCTACATTTGATCGGAAATATGTCAGAATCTGAAGTTCACGAACGTGACAACTATAGAGATGGTGCTTCCACTACCTCTTGCTCTGAAGTCACAAGCACTTCCAACGGTGATGACGTATTTCCACGGCAAGCTTTGAGGTTCTCTGCCTACCCCTCTCACATTGGTGGGACCATGCAAGTTCCTTTTGTTGATGTGCGTGGCGGCGGGAACCAGCACCATCATTCCATCCTCCGGTGA
- the LOC103424150 gene encoding nuclear transcription factor Y subunit A-3-like isoform X1 translates to MQNLDKKNSGFGSAHPTFPFVVGSSSWENSTETHVQHSSSSNSLILNMGVSLHNYHNSKQSRINFQDQDSSSTLSTGQSLSEVDSMKEGNPCGQGIVSAQSGYNETQGKPVGAHMKSLSPMENQSFIFPSQIDVSRSIGHIPFHYAEPYFGSLLATACGPQATIHHPQVVGITPGRVPLPLDLTEDEPIYVNAKQYRAILRRRQFRAKLEAQNKLVKVRKPYLHESRHVHALKRARGTGGRFLNVKKVQDSKPNTTHLRVNASGAAQLHLIGNMSESEVHERDNYRDGASTTSCSEVTSTSNGDDVFPRQALRFSAYPSHIGGTMQVPFVDVRGGGNQHHHSILR, encoded by the exons ATGCAGAATTTGGATAAGAAAAACTCTGGTTTTGGTTCTGCCCACCCAACATTTCCATTCGTTGTTGGATCTTCATCATGGGAGAATTCTACTGAGACACATGTCCAACACTCATCTTCCTCCAATAGCTTAATCTTGAACATGGGCGTGTCACTACATAATTATCATAACAGCAAGCAATCTCGAATTAACTTTCAAGATCAGGATTCATCCTCAACTCTGTCGACAGGTCAATCTCTCTCTGAAGTTGATAGTATGAAAGAAGGCAACCCCTGTGGGCAAGGCATAGTTTCAGCACAATCAG GATATAATGAAACACAAGGGAAGCCTGTTGGGGCCCACATGAAATCACTATCACCAATGGAAAATCAGAGCTTTATCTTCCCTTCACAAATTGATGTTAGCCGTTCAATT GGTCATATTCCTTTCCACTATGCTGAGCCATACTTTGGAAGCTTACTGGCTACTGCTTGTGGGCCACAAGCTACG ATTCATCATCCTCAGGTGGTGGGGATAACTCCTGGTAGGGTTCCCTTGCCTCTTGATCTTACAGAAGATGAACCTATTTATGTAAACGCGAAACAGTACCGTGCAATTCTCCGGAGGAGGCAATTTCGCGCTAAGCTTGAAGCTCAGAACAAACTCGTCAAAGTTCGTAAG CCGTATCTTCATGAATCTCGGCATGTTCATGCATTGAAGAGGGCTAGAGGAACTGGTGGGCGCTTTCTCAACGTGAAGAAGGTCCAGGATTCCAAGCCAAATACTACACACCTCAGAGTGAATGCTTCAGGCGCTGCTCAGCTACATTTGATCGGAAATATGTCAGAATCTGAAGTTCACGAACGTGACAACTATAGAGATGGTGCTTCCACTACCTCTTGCTCTGAAGTCACAAGCACTTCCAACGGTGATGACGTATTTCCACGGCAAGCTTTGAGGTTCTCTGCCTACCCCTCTCACATTGGTGGGACCATGCAAGTTCCTTTTGTTGATGTGCGTGGCGGCGGGAACCAGCACCATCATTCCATCCTCCGGTGA
- the LOC103453593 gene encoding PHD finger protein ALFIN-LIKE 4-like isoform X2 codes for MIDREIRGGERAMKGADAALYNPRTVEEVFRDFKGRRTGMIKALTSDVEKFFQMCDPEKENLSLYGYPSEQWEVNLPAEEVPPELPEPALGINFARDGMAEKDWLSLVAVHSDAWLVSVAFYFGARFGFDKADRKRLFNMINELPTIFEVVTGTAKKQVKEKSSSNHGSNKSKSSSKARGSELHGRHSEVVQPKDEDEGLDEEEEDEREETCGACGGGGPSSLDEPWIFCDFCETWFHMKCVKMTPARAKQIKQYKCPSCSNKRARPD; via the exons ATGATAGATAGAGAAATAAGGGGGGGGGAGAGAGCAATGAAGGGAGCTGATGCCGCGCTCTACAACCCTCGAACGGTCGAGGAGGTTTTCAGAGATTTCAAGGGCCGCAGAACTGGAATGATCAAGGCTCTCACTTCAG ATGTTGAAAAATTCTTTCAGATGTGTGATCCTG AGAAGGAGAATCTTTCCTTATATGGATATCCTAGTGAGCAGTGGGAAGTCAACCTACCTGCTGAAGAAGTGCCTCCAGAGCTGCCAGAGCCTGCACTGGGTATCAACTTTGCAAGAGATGGTATGGCAGAAAAAGACTGGCTATCTTTGGTTGCTGTTCATAGTGATGCCTGGCTAGTTTCTGTTGCATTCTACTTTGGTGCCAGATTTGGGTTCGATAAGGCTGACAG GAAGCGGctttttaatatgattaatgaACTGCCAACAATATTTGAAGTTGTGACTGGTACAGCAAAAAAACAAGTAAAGGAGAAGTCATCTTCAAATCATGGCAGCAACAAATCCAAGTCAAGCTCCAAAGCG CGAGGATCAGAATTGCACGGAAGACATTCAGAAGTAGTGCAGCCAAAGGACGAAGATGAGGGCTTggacgaagaggaggaagatgAACGTGAAGAGACATGTGGGGCATGTGGTGGAGGAGGACCGTCCTCACTGGACGAACCCTGGATTTTCTGTGATTTTTGTGAGACGTGGTTCCACATGAAATGCGTGAAGATGACCCCCGCAAGGGCAAAACAGATTAAGCAGTACAAATGCCCTTCATGCAGCAACAAGAGAGCCCGGCCTGATTAA
- the LOC103424150 gene encoding nuclear transcription factor Y subunit A-3-like isoform X2 encodes MGVSLHNYHNSKQSRINFQDQDSSSTLSTGQSLSEVDSMKEGNPCGQGIVSAQSGYNETQGKPVGAHMKSLSPMENQSFIFPSQIDVSRSIGHIPFHYAEPYFGSLLATACGPQATIHHPQVVGITPGRVPLPLDLTEDEPIYVNAKQYRAILRRRQFRAKLEAQNKLVKVRKPYLHESRHVHALKRARGTGGRFLNVKKVQDSKPNTTHLRVNASGAAQLHLIGNMSESEVHERDNYRDGASTTSCSEVTSTSNGDDVFPRQALRFSAYPSHIGGTMQVPFVDVRGGGNQHHHSILR; translated from the exons ATGGGCGTGTCACTACATAATTATCATAACAGCAAGCAATCTCGAATTAACTTTCAAGATCAGGATTCATCCTCAACTCTGTCGACAGGTCAATCTCTCTCTGAAGTTGATAGTATGAAAGAAGGCAACCCCTGTGGGCAAGGCATAGTTTCAGCACAATCAG GATATAATGAAACACAAGGGAAGCCTGTTGGGGCCCACATGAAATCACTATCACCAATGGAAAATCAGAGCTTTATCTTCCCTTCACAAATTGATGTTAGCCGTTCAATT GGTCATATTCCTTTCCACTATGCTGAGCCATACTTTGGAAGCTTACTGGCTACTGCTTGTGGGCCACAAGCTACG ATTCATCATCCTCAGGTGGTGGGGATAACTCCTGGTAGGGTTCCCTTGCCTCTTGATCTTACAGAAGATGAACCTATTTATGTAAACGCGAAACAGTACCGTGCAATTCTCCGGAGGAGGCAATTTCGCGCTAAGCTTGAAGCTCAGAACAAACTCGTCAAAGTTCGTAAG CCGTATCTTCATGAATCTCGGCATGTTCATGCATTGAAGAGGGCTAGAGGAACTGGTGGGCGCTTTCTCAACGTGAAGAAGGTCCAGGATTCCAAGCCAAATACTACACACCTCAGAGTGAATGCTTCAGGCGCTGCTCAGCTACATTTGATCGGAAATATGTCAGAATCTGAAGTTCACGAACGTGACAACTATAGAGATGGTGCTTCCACTACCTCTTGCTCTGAAGTCACAAGCACTTCCAACGGTGATGACGTATTTCCACGGCAAGCTTTGAGGTTCTCTGCCTACCCCTCTCACATTGGTGGGACCATGCAAGTTCCTTTTGTTGATGTGCGTGGCGGCGGGAACCAGCACCATCATTCCATCCTCCGGTGA